The Panacibacter microcysteis genome includes a window with the following:
- a CDS encoding LytR/AlgR family response regulator transcription factor: MIRCIIVEDEVLAQQVIQSHLQKVERFQLVGVCSNAKEAQQLLSTQEVDVMFLDIQLPGITGLGLLRTLQDPPLVVLTTAYADYALESYDYNVVDYLLKPISFDRFSKALNKIVDGKFLDDRQPTIINKHNEHIFIKSSSRFYKVDFYNIIYVEGMKDYVKIHTHENMLVTHQTMQEMEQLLPAGKFMRIHKSYIIALNHVKSIFGNSIDIGKATLPIGVNYKEKVMGFIGM, encoded by the coding sequence TTGATCAGGTGTATAATAGTAGAAGACGAAGTGCTGGCGCAGCAGGTTATACAAAGCCACCTGCAAAAGGTTGAAAGGTTTCAACTCGTGGGGGTGTGCAGCAATGCAAAAGAAGCGCAGCAACTGCTAAGCACGCAGGAAGTAGATGTAATGTTTCTCGATATACAACTGCCCGGCATCACCGGGCTGGGCTTGTTGCGCACATTGCAGGATCCGCCGCTGGTAGTGCTTACCACCGCTTATGCAGATTATGCATTGGAGAGTTATGATTATAACGTGGTTGATTACTTACTAAAGCCAATATCATTCGACAGGTTTAGCAAAGCATTGAATAAAATTGTAGATGGAAAGTTTTTAGACGACCGGCAGCCCACCATTATCAACAAACACAACGAACATATTTTTATTAAAAGCAGCAGCCGGTTTTATAAAGTAGATTTCTATAACATTATTTATGTAGAAGGCATGAAAGATTATGTAAAAATACATACGCACGAAAACATGCTGGTGACGCACCAAACCATGCAGGAGATGGAGCAGTTATTGCCTGCAGGTAAATTTATGCGCATACACAAATCTTATATCATTGCACTCAACCATGTAAAAAGCATTTTTGGTAATTCGATCGATATTGGTAAGGCAACCTTACCCATTGGCGTAAACTATAAAGAAAAAGTAATGGGCTTTATTGGTATGTGA
- a CDS encoding serine hydrolase domain-containing protein — MSCRKFFPLIVIGILCSFGSFAQTLVRSEPEAQGVSSKAILEFLDAANKSKTEFHSIMIVRHGNVIAEGWWNPYKPNLKHTLYSCSKTFTATAVGFAVQEKLLSVNDKVTSFFKGELPDTISANLADLTVKDVLMMSDGQEPDPTFKIGVDSNWVHAFLTTPVVHDPGTTFLYNSLGTYMLSAIVQKVTGQKIVDYLKPRLFDPLGITGADWEEDTKGINTGGWGLRVKTEDIARFGQLFLQKGMWNGKQILPASWVEEATTAQIMQKPGAMPEEKAANDWIQGYCYQMWRCRNNAVRGDGAFGQYMIIMPEQDAVVAITAETPDMQDEINLVWKYLLPAMQKNALPTDKAAAKLLKEKLATLALAPPAKNNTAMATTIAGKQYVFTANDRHLKNISFTYKKDMYHVTLTTDTAKYEFDFAAGKWQPGTTDKPGPSLTGAGFENRAMLYPAKTMAGYTWVDDNSLQLKLRYIESPHTETFTCHFDGNKLTMDVERSFDYGKNTATLTAESK, encoded by the coding sequence ATGTCTTGCCGTAAGTTCTTCCCTTTAATAGTGATTGGTATACTTTGCTCGTTTGGCAGCTTTGCACAAACACTGGTACGCAGCGAGCCTGAAGCACAGGGCGTATCATCAAAAGCGATACTGGAATTCCTGGATGCAGCAAATAAAAGCAAAACAGAATTTCACAGCATTATGATTGTAAGACATGGAAATGTAATTGCAGAAGGTTGGTGGAACCCTTATAAGCCAAACCTGAAACATACTTTATACTCCTGCAGCAAAACATTTACCGCAACAGCGGTTGGCTTTGCCGTGCAGGAAAAACTTTTATCTGTTAATGATAAAGTAACATCGTTCTTCAAAGGCGAGTTACCGGATACGATAAGTGCAAACCTTGCTGACCTTACTGTAAAGGATGTATTAATGATGTCTGACGGGCAGGAACCCGACCCAACTTTTAAAATAGGTGTAGACAGCAACTGGGTGCACGCTTTTCTTACCACGCCGGTAGTGCATGATCCCGGTACAACGTTCCTGTACAATTCGCTTGGTACCTACATGCTGTCTGCCATTGTACAAAAAGTAACAGGCCAGAAAATTGTTGACTACCTGAAGCCGCGGCTATTTGACCCGCTGGGCATTACCGGTGCAGACTGGGAAGAAGATACAAAGGGCATAAACACCGGCGGCTGGGGCCTGCGTGTAAAAACAGAAGACATTGCAAGATTCGGGCAGTTGTTCCTTCAAAAAGGTATGTGGAACGGTAAACAAATACTGCCGGCCTCGTGGGTTGAAGAAGCTACCACCGCACAGATCATGCAAAAGCCTGGTGCAATGCCGGAAGAGAAAGCAGCCAATGATTGGATACAGGGATATTGCTACCAGATGTGGCGCTGCAGAAACAATGCAGTACGTGGTGATGGCGCATTTGGGCAATACATGATTATTATGCCTGAGCAGGATGCTGTAGTTGCCATAACAGCAGAAACCCCGGATATGCAGGATGAGATAAACCTTGTTTGGAAATACTTGTTACCTGCCATGCAAAAAAATGCATTACCTACAGATAAAGCCGCTGCAAAACTGCTGAAAGAAAAGCTTGCAACGCTTGCACTGGCGCCACCTGCAAAAAACAATACTGCAATGGCCACAACTATTGCCGGCAAGCAATATGTGTTTACCGCAAATGACAGGCACCTGAAAAACATCTCTTTTACTTATAAAAAAGACATGTACCATGTAACGCTAACGACAGACACGGCAAAGTATGAGTTTGATTTTGCAGCGGGCAAATGGCAGCCGGGCACAACCGATAAACCCGGGCCCTCGCTTACAGGTGCGGGGTTTGAAAACCGTGCCATGCTATACCCCGCAAAAACAATGGCCGGCTACACCTGGGTAGATGATAACAGTTTACAGTTGAAGCTTCGTTATATAGAAAGCCCGCATACAGAAACATTTACCTGCCATTTTGATGGCAATAAATTAACCATGGATGTGGAAAGAAGTTTTGACTATGGCAAAAACACAGCAACGTTAACGGCGGAAAGTAAATAG
- a CDS encoding DinB family protein encodes MKKLSTLFMGLVLLSFAIKPAGLTDAERTMAVDLLQQTEDGVIKAVAGLSEAQLNFKPAPDKWSVAECVKHIAVTEGGLWQMTEGTIKAAPNPEKRAEIKATDDQVVQMIESREHKVKTAPTMEPQNTEYKTMDDALQSFKTNRGKLIEYVKTTNDDLRSHVATLPFGTYDSYQLVLFIAAHSKRHTAQIEEVKADPNFPKN; translated from the coding sequence ATGAAAAAATTATCCACGCTCTTTATGGGCCTTGTCCTGTTAAGTTTCGCAATTAAACCTGCCGGTCTTACCGATGCAGAAAGAACAATGGCTGTCGACCTGCTGCAGCAAACTGAAGATGGCGTTATAAAAGCAGTTGCAGGCTTAAGTGAAGCACAGTTAAATTTTAAACCGGCTCCCGACAAATGGAGTGTGGCAGAATGTGTAAAGCATATTGCCGTTACGGAAGGTGGCTTATGGCAAATGACTGAAGGCACCATAAAAGCCGCACCCAATCCTGAAAAACGTGCCGAAATAAAGGCTACGGATGACCAGGTGGTACAAATGATCGAAAGCCGCGAGCATAAAGTAAAAACTGCACCAACAATGGAACCGCAGAACACAGAATACAAAACAATGGATGATGCTTTACAATCTTTTAAGACAAATCGTGGAAAGCTTATAGAATACGTAAAGACCACCAATGATGATCTGCGCAGCCATGTGGCAACATTGCCTTTTGGAACGTACGACAGTTACCAGCTGGTGTTGTTTATTGCCGCACACAGCAAACGCCACACAGCACAGATAGAAGAAGTAAAAGCTGACCCCAACTTTCCCAAAAATTAA
- a CDS encoding cupin domain-containing protein, giving the protein MAYQNQVIYNPENKQQITFIQTAAGTGGALLEMVSVWGAHSPQPPLHYHPFQSEEFYVTSGTLTVRIGNDIKVLQKGDCIHIPKHEPHAMWNSGNANAVANWKVTPALNTEYLFECASRIAMDNAQKQQSTSLLQKLRLAKDYRNSFRLAKPSYKLQSVIFFLITPFICNSNLHCKNYTD; this is encoded by the coding sequence ATGGCGTATCAAAACCAGGTGATCTATAACCCCGAAAACAAACAGCAGATCACCTTTATACAAACTGCTGCAGGTACCGGTGGCGCATTACTCGAGATGGTATCAGTATGGGGCGCACATTCGCCACAACCACCATTGCACTACCATCCTTTTCAGTCAGAAGAATTTTACGTTACCTCTGGTACTTTAACTGTAAGAATAGGTAACGACATAAAAGTATTGCAAAAGGGAGATTGTATACATATACCAAAGCATGAGCCACATGCCATGTGGAACAGCGGTAACGCAAATGCCGTTGCAAACTGGAAAGTAACACCTGCATTAAACACCGAATACTTATTTGAATGTGCCAGCCGCATTGCGATGGATAATGCACAAAAACAACAAAGCACTTCTTTGTTGCAAAAACTCAGGCTGGCTAAAGATTACAGGAATAGCTTCAGGCTGGCAAAGCCTTCTTACAAACTCCAAAGTGTTATCTTTTTCCTGATTACTCCTTTTATCTGCAATAGCAACCTTCATTGTAAAAACTACACTGACTGA
- a CDS encoding tRNA1(Val) (adenine(37)-N6)-methyltransferase has protein sequence MPNNFFRFKEFTVHQELCAMKVCTDACLFGAWLAGKLKDKALKQILDIGTGTGLLSLMLAQKTNAFFDAVEIDTNAAVQAQQNFRASPWADRLRLCNVAIQAFKPAHQYDCIISNPPFFENDLKSLDCKRNLALHSAALSLEELLQFAADHLAADGLFAVLLPFHRSAYFEQMAQRRLYLQQKVLVKQTMEHPYFRSMLLFATSQKTCTQEDTITIRDNKREYSETFASLLKDYYLYL, from the coding sequence ATGCCAAACAACTTCTTCCGTTTTAAAGAATTTACGGTTCACCAGGAACTTTGTGCCATGAAGGTGTGCACAGATGCCTGCCTGTTTGGTGCATGGCTGGCCGGGAAGCTAAAAGACAAAGCGCTTAAACAAATCCTTGATATTGGAACAGGTACAGGTTTGTTATCACTCATGCTGGCGCAAAAAACCAATGCCTTTTTCGATGCTGTTGAAATTGATACCAACGCTGCAGTACAGGCGCAGCAAAACTTCCGGGCTTCGCCGTGGGCGGACAGGCTGAGGCTTTGCAATGTAGCGATACAGGCGTTTAAACCCGCACATCAATACGATTGTATCATCAGCAACCCACCGTTCTTTGAAAATGACCTGAAGAGCTTAGACTGTAAAAGAAACCTGGCCCTGCACAGTGCAGCATTAAGCCTGGAAGAGTTGTTGCAATTTGCCGCAGACCATCTTGCAGCAGATGGCTTATTTGCGGTGCTGCTGCCCTTTCACCGCAGTGCATATTTCGAACAAATGGCGCAACGCAGGCTTTACCTGCAACAAAAGGTATTGGTGAAACAAACAATGGAACACCCTTACTTCAGAAGCATGTTATTGTTCGCAACTTCACAAAAGACCTGCACACAGGAAGACACCATCACCATCCGTGACAACAAGCGGGAATACAGTGAAACTTTTGCATCGCTGCTTAAAGATTATTATCTGTACCTCTGA
- a CDS encoding succinate dehydrogenase/fumarate reductase iron-sulfur subunit, translating to MNLTLKVWRQKNSSDAGHFETYQVGDISSEMSFLEMFDVLNERLISEGKDPVAFDHDCREGICGMCSMYIDGKPHGPWQANTTCQLHMRAFKDGDTITVEPWRANAFPVIKDLVTDRTAFDRIVQAGGYISVNTGNAVDANAIPIEKDKADASFAAAACIGCGACVAACKNSSAMLFLSAKVSHLALLPQGEPERKVRVVNMVAQMDKEGFGACTNTGACEATCPKEISLQNIARLNKEYLVASLTADK from the coding sequence ATGAATCTCACACTGAAAGTGTGGAGACAAAAAAACAGCAGCGATGCAGGACATTTTGAGACTTACCAGGTAGGTGATATTTCATCTGAAATGTCTTTCCTTGAAATGTTCGACGTCCTGAATGAAAGGCTGATCAGCGAGGGTAAAGATCCCGTTGCATTCGACCATGATTGCCGTGAAGGTATTTGCGGTATGTGCTCTATGTACATAGATGGTAAGCCACACGGGCCATGGCAGGCAAATACAACCTGCCAGTTGCACATGCGTGCCTTTAAAGATGGTGATACCATAACAGTGGAACCATGGCGCGCCAATGCATTCCCTGTTATCAAAGACCTTGTAACAGACAGAACGGCATTCGACCGCATAGTGCAGGCAGGTGGATATATTTCTGTAAATACCGGTAATGCTGTTGATGCCAACGCAATACCAATAGAGAAAGATAAAGCGGATGCGTCTTTTGCTGCTGCAGCCTGTATTGGTTGCGGTGCCTGCGTGGCAGCATGCAAAAACAGTTCAGCTATGCTGTTCCTGTCCGCCAAAGTTTCTCACCTTGCACTTTTACCACAGGGCGAGCCTGAAAGAAAAGTACGCGTGGTAAACATGGTAGCACAAATGGATAAAGAGGGTTTTGGCGCCTGCACCAACACCGGCGCATGCGAAGCTACCTGCCCCAAAGAAATCTCGCTGCAAAACATAGCAAGGTTGAACAAAGAATACCTTGTTGCCAGTTTAACGGCAGATAAATAA
- a CDS encoding fumarate reductase/succinate dehydrogenase flavoprotein subunit, producing MLNAKIPAGPLDDKWTDYKGHCKLVNPANKRKIEVIVVGTGLAGASAAASLGELGYKVKAFCFQDSPRRAHSIAAQGGINAAKNYQNDGDSVFRLFYDTIKGGDYRAREANVHRLAEVSANIIDQCVAQGVPFAREYGGLLSNRSFGGTQVQRTFYAAGQTGQQLLIGAYQALERQVALGNVKMYTRHEMLEVVKIDGKARGIIARDLINGKLERHFGHAVLLCSGGYGNVFYLSTNAMGSNVTAAWKAHKAGAYFGNPCFTQIHPTCIPVSGDHQSKLTLMSESLRNDGRIWVPKKQGDTRRPNEIPEEERDYYLERRYPAFGNLVPRDVASRAAKERCDAGYGVGSSKQAVYLDYAAAIERYGKIEAGKQGNDSAGKEEVITMGKEVVKEKYGNLFDMYEKITGENPYEVPMRIYPAVHYTMGGLWVDYELMTTVPGLYALGEANFSDHGANRLGASALMQGLADGYFVIPYTLGNYLADDIRTAAIPTTHPAFEEAEKKVSDRINTLMGIQGKQTVESLHKRLGKIMWDKCGMARNADGLKQAIAEIQQLKKEFWSDVKIPGSINEMNPELDKAGRVADFIELGELMCLDALNREESCGGHFREEHQTDEGEAMRHDDQFMYVAAWEFKAEHQWELHKEELNYDVVKPSQRSYK from the coding sequence TCGCCGCGCCGTGCGCACTCTATTGCTGCGCAGGGCGGCATCAATGCTGCGAAGAATTACCAGAATGATGGAGACAGCGTATTCCGTTTGTTCTACGACACTATAAAAGGCGGTGACTATCGTGCCCGTGAAGCCAATGTACACAGGCTTGCAGAAGTAAGCGCCAACATTATAGACCAGTGTGTAGCGCAGGGCGTTCCGTTTGCACGTGAATACGGCGGGCTGTTAAGTAACCGCTCATTTGGTGGCACGCAGGTACAAAGAACATTCTATGCTGCAGGCCAAACCGGCCAGCAGTTACTCATAGGTGCTTACCAGGCACTCGAAAGACAGGTAGCTCTTGGAAATGTGAAAATGTATACCCGCCACGAAATGCTTGAAGTAGTGAAGATCGACGGCAAAGCACGCGGTATCATTGCCAGGGATCTTATCAATGGTAAACTGGAAAGACATTTTGGGCATGCAGTACTGCTTTGCTCGGGTGGATATGGCAACGTTTTTTACCTTTCTACCAACGCTATGGGCAGTAATGTAACTGCTGCATGGAAAGCACATAAGGCAGGTGCCTATTTTGGTAACCCTTGCTTTACACAGATACATCCAACATGTATACCTGTAAGCGGAGACCACCAGAGTAAGCTTACCTTAATGTCTGAGTCTTTGCGTAACGATGGTCGCATATGGGTACCTAAAAAACAAGGTGACACCCGCAGGCCAAACGAGATACCTGAAGAGGAAAGAGACTATTACCTGGAAAGAAGATACCCTGCATTTGGTAACCTCGTACCAAGAGATGTGGCCAGCCGTGCTGCCAAAGAAAGGTGCGATGCAGGTTATGGTGTCGGATCAAGCAAACAGGCTGTTTACCTTGACTACGCTGCAGCTATTGAACGTTATGGTAAAATAGAAGCCGGCAAACAGGGTAACGACAGCGCAGGCAAAGAAGAAGTTATTACCATGGGTAAAGAAGTAGTAAAGGAGAAGTATGGTAACCTTTTTGACATGTATGAGAAGATTACCGGCGAGAACCCTTACGAAGTACCTATGCGTATTTATCCTGCAGTACATTATACCATGGGTGGCTTGTGGGTTGATTACGAACTGATGACAACAGTGCCGGGTTTATATGCACTGGGCGAGGCCAACTTTAGCGATCACGGTGCAAACCGCCTGGGTGCAAGTGCGCTTATGCAGGGCTTGGCAGATGGATATTTTGTTATTCCTTACACACTAGGTAATTACCTGGCAGACGATATCCGCACTGCCGCTATACCAACAACACACCCGGCATTTGAAGAAGCCGAGAAAAAAGTATCAGACCGCATCAATACCTTAATGGGTATACAGGGCAAGCAAACCGTTGAAAGCTTGCATAAACGCCTTGGCAAGATCATGTGGGACAAGTGCGGTATGGCACGTAATGCAGATGGCCTTAAACAGGCAATAGCTGAAATACAACAGTTGAAAAAAGAATTCTGGAGCGATGTTAAGATACCGGGCAGCATCAATGAAATGAACCCGGAACTTGATAAAGCCGGCCGGGTAGCAGACTTTATAGAACTGGGTGAACTGATGTGCCTCGATGCGCTGAACCGCGAAGAAAGCTGTGGTGGCCACTTCAGGGAAGAACACCAGACAGATGAAGGCGAAGCAATGCGCCATGATGACCAGTTTATGTATGTTGCCGCATGGGAGTTCAAAGCAGAACACCAGTGGGAACTGCACAAGGAAGAACTGAATTATGATGTCGTAAAACCAAGCCAGAGAAGCTACAAATAA